In the Thermogemmatispora onikobensis genome, AGCGCCAGCGCGTTTTCCGCCATCATAGATCAGCTCAAGCGGACTGCCCGCTGCTTCGATTGCTCCTTCAATGAGAAGCTCCTGAACAAGGCGGCCTATGATCCCAGTGCAGAGGCTGCTGCTTCCCTGGAGGAGGTGGACTAAGGCCATGACCATCACCATCGCGCTGCTCCAGGGCGAACAGGCCAGATACTTTGTCACCTCCTCGCTGCTGGGAACTGTCCAGGCTGCTCCGGAGACACTGCAGGCTGAGGCCGTACGCGCGGTCCTCTGGGCCTTGTACCGGGGAGGCGCCAACTCCCTGAGCAGCGACTCCGCCGTCTCAACCCGCACGCTGCTCCATCACACGCGCCACCTGCTGCTACCCTTCGCCCGGCAGCCACCAGCCTCCTCCAACGGCGCTACAACAACGACGACAGAACAGATCAACCGCCAGTTTCTGGAGCGCCTCGCCGAGCAAGGCGATCTGCTCCCAATCAATCGCGCGGGGTCGCACTGGCTACCGGCCCCCCCGCGCCTTATTCCACTGGGCAGCCGCTATCTGCTCGCCGGTGGCCTCCCTCTGCACGCGCTACCCGGGACGCTCCAGAAGCAGATCACCCTGCGCACTACCCTGCGCCTGCTCCCGCTCACCACAGACAAGGACTGGCCCTACGGCTACCAGAGCCTGACGAGCTGGCTCGGCCCTCAGCCACCCAGCCTGCGCGAGCTGCAGAGCGCCTTCCTGCAGACCCCACTCACTCCTGTGGAGAGAACCCCAACGGCGAGCGACCAGATCGAGGTCTACCTGCCCCAGAGTCGCGGCCCCCAAGAAGAACGCTGGCAGCCGCTGATACCCACAGCCACGGCGTCACCGGGGCGCTACCTATTGCGCAGACCAGACCGCTGGCAGCCTGGATGCTTCCACTACAGCATTGCGTGGCTGAATCAGGGGCGGATTCTGCAGGAATCTCAGCCTGGAGAGAATCAGGACATTGCCCGCCTCTGCTACGCCCTCGATCAGGCCGCCGGCAAACAGGCAATAGCCCGCTGGTATGGCCAGGCCGGCAGCGAGACGCTGGCCCTGCATCTCGAAAGCCGCCTGCCCCGACGCGAGTACCGCCTGTTGCTGGCCCTGAGCGAGTGCCTCACTACCGAGCGCAGCGCCCCACTCCGCTATCGCTGGCAGGGCATCGCCGTCGAAGATAGGCCCCGCATCGAGGAGACACTGTGGCCCCTGGGCCTGACCTTTGCAGAACATCTCAACCGCTGAGTCGAGACCAGTCGCCAGCGCCCGCCAGCGCCCGCCAGACCTACCTCAGCGCCCCGGCTTGCGGCCAATGGTGACGTGAAACTGGAATTCCGTACCGTAGTTGCGCCACTCCTCCGGCAGCGAGGCCAACAGCTCACGCCATTCTTCTACCGGCATAAAAGATGCCACGCGCTCAGTAAGCGCCGACATCACAGCCAGCATATCTTTCTCCAGCAGGCGCCCACCCTGGCCGCCAGCTTCGCCCATCACCACGCCATAGGTCCGCTTTTCGACAGCGATCGCCCCCGCCTGCCTCAAGAGGGTCGGCATATTGAGAGCAATCAGCGGATCAAAGCCCCAGCCCGCAATCGCCCGATTGACCAGATCGCGCAGATGGGCCGAGCGCGGCCCCGGCTGGTTGAAATACATGCCGGCCTCCGTCAACTGCAACCAGCCACCAGGACGCACCAGGCGCAACAGCTCGCGCAGCACCTGCGGCCAGGCCGAGGCCGGCACCGCCAGAATCAGCAAGCGCTGATGGACCAGATCAAAGCTGTTCTCGGGAAAGGGCAGCCCCTTGAGGACGTCGCCATAGACATAGTCAACGTTGGCCGGCACCGTCGGCAAACGCTCCGGCGGCTCAACGTCCACCCCCATCACTTGACACAGCGGATAACGCTGCCCTACTTCGCGCGCCCATAGTCCCGTGCCACATCCCACATCGAGAATCGCCCGCGGATAATCGTCGAGCGGCGCAATTATGTGCTGCTTTTGCACGCTCATGAGCGCGTAATGCTGAAAGTTGAGGCGATCGATCTCGGCCTCATCCTTCGGTAAGACATAGGGGACATCCTGGAGATAACGGCGCTGCCACTGCTGCTCTTCCTCCGCGCGCGCGTCCTGTCCACGCAGCGTCAGCTCCCCCGTCCTGATCGCCGGCAGTCGCCGCGTCCTCCTAAACAGGCCCCATAACGGCATCCTGGCCTCCTTCTCATGATGAAATACCTGGCTCTCTTCGTCTGTCCCCTGGTGAAGATTAGCGCTCTTGCCCCATGCACTAGATGCCGCTGCTCATGGAGATTGCCGCCCACCAGAGCAGCAGAGACCTCGCCAACCTGCCAGGCCGGACAAGAGGCAACGAGGGCATAGCGCCCTCGTTGCTCATAAGAGAGTATACTTGGTCATCGCTCAAAAATGGAAGGATCTACGTGAAAAGGGCGCCAGCAGCCTTGACCGGGTGGCAGCCATGCCCGTCTGTGATGGGCTGCCACGGCCTGCCTCCAGGGTCGGGGGAGTACGCACAGCCAGGAAGCTCTAGGCCAGCACGCCGATCATCTCCAGCTGCACCAGCAGCTCAAGACCCGCGCGCAACGGCAAGCGCTCCGTCTGCGGCAGGGCCTGCAGCAGCTCCTGCGCTGTCTCCTCCAGGTGAGCCAGGGTATGCACGCCATCGAAGAGCGAGAGCAGCACCTCCTCACCCGGGTGCAGGTCCAGATAGCGCCCCGTCTGCCGATTGACCACGCGCCGTGTCTGGCGTACCGCTCCCTGATAGTAGTAGAGACCATCGCACAGCTCCGCCTCCTTGAGACGCAGCTGGCGCCCCGCGTACTGGGCCGCCAGCTCCTCGCGACGGTAGGGCGCTCCAAAGAGGCCATTGACCAACTGCTGCGCCTCATGCAAAGGATAGCTGCCAAAGAGGCTCAGCGACTCCGCCCGCGTCGCATAGCCCGAGGCCAGGCGCGTAAAAGCCTGGCGATCAGAGAGGTTCAGCTCGCTGCCGCTGCGCGCCAGAATGCGCCGCGCCTGCCAGAACCAGCTTTCCAGCGAGAAG is a window encoding:
- a CDS encoding class I SAM-dependent methyltransferase, translated to MPLWGLFRRTRRLPAIRTGELTLRGQDARAEEEQQWQRRYLQDVPYVLPKDEAEIDRLNFQHYALMSVQKQHIIAPLDDYPRAILDVGCGTGLWAREVGQRYPLCQVMGVDVEPPERLPTVPANVDYVYGDVLKGLPFPENSFDLVHQRLLILAVPASAWPQVLRELLRLVRPGGWLQLTEAGMYFNQPGPRSAHLRDLVNRAIAGWGFDPLIALNMPTLLRQAGAIAVEKRTYGVVMGEAGGQGGRLLEKDMLAVMSALTERVASFMPVEEWRELLASLPEEWRNYGTEFQFHVTIGRKPGR